One stretch of Streptomyces peucetius DNA includes these proteins:
- a CDS encoding PP2C family protein-serine/threonine phosphatase, translating into MTERVWRSGPLTDLASLRRAVRGLAAVHGVPVETRARLAVSAAAVARPSLALGRTVHLTALYVPCDGRSGPRTLSVRLDHAAEAGPPQGLPLPAAASDDGAVVWDVPLAVPAFEDPAAADDADDPTEQEVAAVLAASDALSADHQRLKDELDETNSGVLALYVQLEERDEQLRRAHGQMLRALEDALRPAPLRVPGLELAVHYAPADTDAPTGGDLYDWFVLPDGSVHITIVDALGHGVRSTGSALNVTHAVRTLALDGCPLKSVVGRASDVLNGVDPELMASVLLARIDPATGEMLVANGSHPPALVVRADGGAEFLEARGRGVGYPLPGSEQVLQTHLDPGDLVVLYTDGLTESRRDPLEGERRLIFSATRHARSPIEEIPGALAADMHTVVLHADDTLALTLRCTGVDGDAGAAAAAGAEAGPGRGTAADRGAARGPHGSRAGVG; encoded by the coding sequence ATGACCGAGCGTGTGTGGCGAAGTGGCCCGCTGACGGACCTTGCCAGTCTGCGCCGGGCTGTGCGTGGCCTGGCCGCGGTTCACGGCGTGCCCGTCGAGACCCGCGCCAGGCTCGCCGTGTCGGCCGCAGCGGTGGCACGGCCGTCGCTGGCCCTGGGCCGTACCGTGCACCTGACGGCGCTGTACGTGCCCTGTGACGGACGGTCCGGCCCACGGACGCTCAGCGTGCGGCTGGACCACGCCGCCGAGGCGGGGCCGCCGCAGGGACTCCCCCTTCCCGCGGCGGCGTCGGACGACGGGGCGGTGGTGTGGGACGTCCCGCTCGCCGTGCCGGCGTTCGAGGATCCGGCCGCGGCCGACGACGCCGACGATCCGACGGAGCAGGAGGTCGCCGCCGTCCTGGCCGCCTCCGACGCCCTCTCCGCCGACCATCAGCGGCTCAAGGACGAGCTGGACGAGACGAACAGCGGGGTGCTCGCCCTCTATGTCCAGCTCGAGGAACGCGACGAGCAACTGCGCCGTGCCCACGGCCAGATGTTGCGCGCGCTCGAGGACGCGCTGCGTCCCGCGCCGCTGCGGGTGCCGGGGCTGGAACTCGCCGTGCACTACGCTCCCGCCGACACCGACGCGCCGACCGGCGGCGACCTGTACGACTGGTTCGTCCTGCCTGACGGCAGCGTCCACATCACGATCGTCGATGCGCTGGGACACGGGGTGCGCAGCACGGGCTCCGCGCTGAACGTCACGCATGCCGTACGGACGCTGGCGCTGGACGGCTGCCCGTTGAAGTCCGTCGTCGGGCGGGCCAGCGACGTGCTGAACGGTGTCGACCCCGAGCTGATGGCCTCGGTCCTCCTCGCCCGGATCGACCCCGCGACGGGCGAGATGCTGGTCGCCAACGGAAGCCACCCGCCCGCCCTGGTCGTACGCGCCGACGGCGGCGCCGAGTTCCTGGAGGCCCGGGGCCGCGGCGTGGGCTACCCGCTGCCGGGGAGCGAACAGGTCCTTCAGACCCACCTCGACCCGGGGGACCTCGTGGTCCTCTACACGGACGGTCTCACCGAGAGCCGCAGGGACCCCTTGGAGGGCGAGCGCCGTCTCATCTTCTCTGCCACCAGGCATGCGAGATCCCCCATCGAGGAGATTCCGGGGGCGCTTGCGGCGGACATGCACACAGTGGTCCTGCACGCCGACGACACACTGGCTCTCACCCTGCGGTGCACAGGGGTGGACGGGGACGCGGGCGCTGC
- a CDS encoding SpoIIE family protein phosphatase, producing the protein MSSYEYARLPTAQIPIDHYSAVHLAATRAREAAVHCGLTGALPDKAAAVASELASNLDKHATDGIVYVQPLALDAGLEIIAVDRGPGMERLERCLADGFTTTGTLGTGLGAVKRVASVFVVRTQVPGGTVVAARITAADQDPPASGAGAVCLPADGEQECGDGCAVFDTDVGRTAVVVDGLGHGSEAARAARGALRTFRGVCDQPLPEIMNAFHRALRHTRGAAVGLLRLRPGAAEFCGVGNVRLCVLSRDAAQRRLDGRPGVVGWNLPTPQVRSAPVAPNQVLVLHSDGIEARWSHDPPPFLLRLPAELLPAALAHRYRRSRDDASALSLTGLR; encoded by the coding sequence TTGAGCAGCTACGAGTACGCGCGCCTGCCCACCGCGCAGATACCGATCGACCACTACAGTGCCGTGCACCTGGCCGCCACGCGCGCCCGTGAAGCCGCCGTCCACTGCGGCCTCACCGGGGCGCTGCCCGACAAGGCGGCCGCGGTGGCGAGCGAGTTGGCGAGCAACCTCGACAAGCACGCGACCGACGGCATCGTCTACGTGCAGCCGCTCGCCCTCGACGCCGGACTGGAAATCATCGCGGTCGACCGGGGGCCGGGCATGGAGCGGCTGGAGCGCTGCCTCGCCGACGGATTCACGACAACGGGCACACTCGGTACGGGACTCGGGGCCGTGAAACGGGTCGCCTCGGTCTTCGTCGTCCGAACCCAGGTGCCCGGCGGCACGGTGGTGGCGGCGCGGATCACGGCCGCCGACCAGGACCCTCCGGCGTCGGGGGCCGGCGCGGTGTGCCTGCCTGCCGACGGCGAGCAGGAGTGCGGGGACGGCTGCGCGGTGTTCGACACGGACGTCGGACGCACGGCCGTCGTCGTGGACGGGCTCGGCCACGGCAGTGAGGCAGCCCGTGCGGCACGCGGCGCGCTGCGCACCTTCCGGGGCGTGTGCGACCAGCCGCTGCCCGAGATCATGAATGCCTTCCACCGGGCGCTGCGGCACACACGCGGCGCGGCTGTCGGCCTGCTGCGGCTGCGGCCCGGTGCCGCGGAGTTCTGCGGGGTCGGCAATGTGCGGCTCTGCGTGCTGTCGCGGGACGCGGCTCAGCGCCGGTTGGACGGCCGGCCGGGAGTCGTCGGGTGGAACCTGCCGACACCGCAGGTGCGGTCCGCTCCGGTGGCGCCGAACCAGGTGCTCGTCCTCCACTCCGACGGCATCGAGGCCCGCTGGTCGCACGACCCTCCGCCGTTCCTCCTCCGTCTCCCCGCCGAGCTTCTGCCGGCAGCTCTCGCGCATCGCTACCGCCGGTCACGGGACGATGCCTCCGCCCTCAGCCTGACAGGACTGCGATGA
- a CDS encoding ATP-binding protein, whose product MRTECPVRTEEDLLAARHAVRAATQQLGFSLVDQTRVVTAASELARNAFVHGGGGVLSLEGVYGTAGVGLRLVVRDDGPGIADLDGALTDGFTTGEGLGHGLGGAQRLMHEFEVHSSPGQGTTVRAVRWAGR is encoded by the coding sequence GTGCGCACCGAATGCCCGGTGCGCACGGAGGAGGACCTGCTGGCCGCCCGGCACGCCGTGCGGGCGGCCACGCAGCAGCTGGGTTTCAGCCTGGTCGACCAGACCCGCGTGGTCACCGCGGCCAGCGAACTCGCCCGCAACGCCTTCGTCCACGGCGGCGGCGGCGTGCTGTCGCTGGAGGGCGTTTACGGGACCGCGGGCGTCGGCCTGCGGCTCGTCGTACGGGACGACGGGCCCGGCATCGCGGACCTCGACGGAGCCCTCACCGACGGTTTCACCACGGGCGAGGGCCTCGGGCACGGCCTGGGTGGAGCACAGCGCCTCATGCACGAGTTCGAGGTGCACTCGTCTCCGGGGCAGGGCACCACGGTGCGCGCGGTGCGGTGGGCCGGCCGTTGA
- a CDS encoding STAS domain-containing protein: MNGREPINLPILRLGDTLVTGLLSELDDASAVALADELTKRIATDGARGVLIDISRVEIIDSFVARALMELSTMARLLGARVIVAGMSPPVAVTLVELGIELKGVETALNAEQGMAALGWSRTPVRQEPSAPRTADGAQ, encoded by the coding sequence ATGAACGGGAGAGAACCCATCAACCTGCCGATCCTCCGACTCGGGGACACCCTGGTCACCGGGCTGCTCAGCGAGTTGGACGACGCGTCGGCCGTCGCGCTGGCCGACGAGCTGACCAAGCGGATCGCGACCGATGGCGCGCGGGGCGTGCTGATCGACATCTCACGGGTGGAGATCATCGATTCGTTCGTGGCACGCGCACTGATGGAACTGAGCACCATGGCCCGGCTGCTCGGTGCGCGCGTCATCGTCGCCGGGATGAGTCCGCCGGTGGCCGTCACTCTCGTGGAACTGGGTATCGAACTCAAAGGTGTGGAGACGGCGCTCAACGCCGAGCAGGGGATGGCCGCCCTCGGCTGGTCCCGGACGCCCGTGCGACAGGAGCCCTCTGCACCGCGAACCGCGGATGGGGCACAGTAG
- a CDS encoding STAS domain-containing protein codes for MSTPESAVRARLSEVLTRRGAEIADRWVQLQEERTGTGSESLVEGEWREEADLLVEAFRACLAGDVPLVRATEHAGLHDAVVDMSMRRARAGAAPTEASLAVFALKEAVLEAVRQESFDTDELYVAVLALNRVLDAAGALCFETFVLGREEIIRRQSRQLLEASTPVVRLWRHVLAVPLIGNLDTARSQVVMENLLEAIQKNGTLVAIIDITGVPTVDTSVAQHLIQTVKAVRLMGAECVVSGVRPAIAQTIVQLGIDLSDILTRATLADALETSMRLTQQEAFRSEPGVAPGWADEVQEGR; via the coding sequence ATGAGTACCCCCGAGTCCGCCGTACGAGCACGTCTGAGCGAGGTTCTGACGCGACGAGGCGCCGAGATCGCCGACCGGTGGGTGCAGCTCCAGGAGGAGCGCACCGGAACCGGCTCGGAGAGCTTGGTGGAAGGTGAATGGCGTGAGGAGGCGGACCTGCTCGTGGAAGCCTTCCGCGCCTGTCTGGCCGGTGACGTCCCCCTCGTGCGGGCCACCGAACACGCCGGGCTGCACGACGCGGTGGTGGACATGTCGATGCGCCGGGCGCGGGCCGGCGCGGCGCCCACCGAGGCGTCACTGGCGGTGTTCGCGCTGAAGGAGGCCGTGCTGGAGGCGGTCCGTCAGGAGTCGTTCGACACCGACGAGCTGTACGTCGCCGTTCTGGCGCTGAACCGCGTGCTCGACGCGGCGGGCGCCCTGTGCTTCGAGACGTTCGTCCTCGGCCGCGAGGAGATCATCCGCAGGCAGAGCCGGCAACTGCTGGAGGCCTCCACACCGGTGGTCCGGCTGTGGCGGCACGTTCTCGCGGTTCCGCTGATCGGCAACCTCGACACCGCCCGCAGCCAGGTGGTGATGGAGAACCTGCTCGAAGCCATCCAGAAGAACGGGACACTGGTGGCGATCATCGACATCACCGGTGTCCCCACCGTGGACACCTCCGTCGCCCAGCACCTGATCCAGACGGTCAAGGCGGTACGCCTCATGGGCGCGGAATGCGTCGTCAGCGGGGTCCGCCCGGCGATCGCGCAGACGATCGTGCAGCTCGGCATCGACCTGTCCGACATCCTGACCCGGGCGACCCTCGCCGACGCCCTCGAGACCTCCATGCGCCTCACCCAGCAGGAGGCCTTCCGGTCGGAACCGGGCGTCGCCCCGGGATGGGCCGACGAAGTGCAGGAGGGCCGATGA
- a CDS encoding DUF5133 domain-containing protein: MPHPAILRNVVEEYRELVALHEAECSSRIDTQLLDAACALCAATGARTIEAALAAARQELEAADVAAAPAHPAATRRPAPLRRSA; the protein is encoded by the coding sequence ATGCCGCACCCGGCCATCCTGCGGAACGTCGTCGAGGAGTACCGCGAGCTCGTTGCACTGCACGAGGCGGAGTGCTCGAGCCGGATAGACACGCAACTGCTGGACGCCGCCTGCGCCTTGTGCGCGGCGACGGGAGCGCGAACCATAGAGGCGGCCCTTGCCGCCGCCCGGCAGGAGCTGGAGGCCGCCGACGTGGCGGCCGCGCCCGCCCACCCGGCCGCCACGCGCCGGCCCGCGCCGCTACGGCGAAGCGCCTGA
- a CDS encoding ATP-binding protein has translation MTTVRSGRDRTVFPLSAAETRDEVRRLLEDEFCPMPPGPEHIVVVTDALLVASELATNAFRHAGGVTALTLSVTEGALRLSVTDRSPVRPRMLRAPDALVPGGHGWPLVHRLSEEVTITSAAEGKTIHAIVRLAD, from the coding sequence ATGACGACGGTCCGGAGCGGCCGCGACCGCACCGTGTTTCCCCTCTCTGCAGCGGAGACGCGCGACGAGGTCCGCCGCCTGCTGGAGGACGAGTTCTGCCCCATGCCGCCGGGCCCCGAGCACATCGTTGTCGTCACCGACGCGCTCCTCGTCGCCTCCGAACTCGCGACGAACGCCTTCCGGCACGCCGGCGGTGTGACCGCCCTGACCCTCTCCGTCACCGAGGGCGCGCTGCGTCTGAGCGTCACCGACCGCTCCCCCGTCCGCCCCCGCATGCTCCGCGCCCCGGATGCTCTGGTCCCCGGCGGGCACGGTTGGCCTCTCGTCCACAGGCTGAGCGAAGAGGTGACCATCACCTCCGCTGCGGAGGGCAAGACGATCCACGCCATCGTCCGCCTCGCCGACTGA
- a CDS encoding WhiB family transcriptional regulator — MPINTIFPTAEDELSWQEGALCAQAGPEFFFPAPGSSTREAKQLCGACEGRVACLEYALTHDERFGVWGGLSEKERLRLRHAPR, encoded by the coding sequence ATGCCGATCAACACCATCTTTCCCACCGCCGAGGACGAACTCTCCTGGCAGGAGGGCGCGTTGTGCGCCCAGGCGGGTCCCGAGTTCTTCTTCCCGGCGCCAGGGTCCTCCACCCGCGAGGCCAAGCAGCTCTGCGGAGCGTGCGAAGGCCGGGTGGCGTGCCTGGAGTACGCCCTGACCCACGACGAGAGGTTCGGCGTCTGGGGCGGCCTCTCGGAGAAGGAACGCCTCCGCCTCAGGCACGCCCCGCGCTGA
- a CDS encoding acyl-ACP desaturase, translated as MTITSPHLGSSEAWTDARLLYALEEVVEKELNRHLKVAKDWMPHEYVPFSDGRNFPGIFDDGEAWEPGQSKVTDIGKIALVVNLLTEDNLPSYHHEIASLFGRDGAWGTWVHRWTAEEGRHGIVMRDYLLTSRAVDPDKLEQFRMAHMAEGFESDNRHSMLHSVAYVAFQELATRVSHRNTGHQSGDPVCDRMLARIATDENLHMVFYRNLLGAAFEIAPDLTMQAVRDVVVNFRMPGHGMPGFERAAAQMAIGEIYNMRIHHDDVLQPVLRFLKVMDIDGLGPEGQKAQDELGLYMNGLDSEALKFDEKLAARKARMAARAAAQ; from the coding sequence GTGACGATCACCTCTCCCCACCTCGGCAGTTCGGAAGCGTGGACAGACGCCCGGCTGCTGTACGCGCTGGAAGAGGTGGTGGAGAAGGAACTCAACCGCCATCTGAAGGTCGCCAAGGACTGGATGCCGCACGAGTACGTTCCCTTCTCCGACGGCCGCAACTTCCCCGGAATCTTCGACGACGGCGAGGCCTGGGAGCCCGGCCAGTCCAAGGTGACCGACATCGGCAAGATCGCGCTGGTGGTGAACCTGCTCACGGAGGACAACCTCCCGAGCTACCACCACGAGATCGCGTCCCTCTTCGGCCGCGACGGCGCCTGGGGCACCTGGGTGCACCGCTGGACCGCCGAGGAGGGCCGGCACGGCATCGTGATGCGCGACTACCTGCTGACGTCGCGCGCCGTCGACCCGGACAAGCTGGAGCAGTTCCGGATGGCCCACATGGCGGAGGGCTTCGAGTCCGACAACCGCCACTCGATGCTGCACTCGGTGGCGTACGTGGCCTTCCAGGAGCTCGCGACGCGCGTGTCGCACCGCAACACCGGCCACCAGTCGGGTGACCCCGTGTGCGACCGGATGCTGGCGCGTATCGCCACCGACGAGAACCTGCACATGGTCTTCTACCGCAACCTGCTGGGCGCGGCCTTCGAGATCGCCCCCGACCTGACGATGCAGGCCGTGCGGGACGTCGTCGTCAACTTCCGGATGCCGGGGCACGGCATGCCGGGCTTCGAGCGTGCCGCCGCGCAGATGGCGATCGGTGAGATCTACAACATGCGCATCCACCACGACGACGTGCTGCAGCCGGTGCTGCGCTTCCTGAAGGTCATGGACATCGACGGGCTCGGGCCCGAGGGGCAGAAGGCGCAGGACGAGCTCGGCCTGTACATGAACGGCCTGGACTCCGAGGCGCTCAAGTTCGACGAGAAGCTCGCCGCCCGCAAGGCCCGGATGGCGGCCCGCGCAGCGGCGCAGTGA
- a CDS encoding ABC-F family ATP-binding cassette domain-containing protein, with product MSTSPTFVTCSALDFSWPDGTVVFDGFDLTIGPGTTGLIGLNGSGKSTLLKLIAGAVAPSGGAVRTLGEVGHLPQNVVLDTGLRVDQVLGIARTRAALHAIEAGDPSEEHFTAVGDDWDVEERARATLDELGLGHIGLDRTLGEVSGGEGVLLRLAALLLARPDVLLLDEPTNNLDLFARRRLYDAVARWSGVLVVVSHDRRLLELVDQIADLRDGEVSWYGGNYTAYEQALAVEQLAAERMVRVAEADVQRQKRELADARVKLARRKRYGQKMYDTKREPKIVMNARKRAAQESAGKHRIMHAEKLAGAKERLDEAVEAVRDDDEIRIELPSTQVHPGREVLRLQDLRLRYGAEVKGGFEVRGPERIALVGRNGAGKTTLLRTIAGELEPVAGEAVAEVPLRFLPQRLDLLDDELSVVENVARFAPDATNNRIRARLARFLFRGALADQPAGTLSGGERFRAALAALLLAEPAPKLLMLDEPTNNLDMASVRSLTAALESYEGALIVASHDPVFLDSIGITRWLLLDGELRDASREELREEAFPAE from the coding sequence GTGTCTACTTCCCCCACCTTCGTCACCTGCTCCGCGCTCGACTTCTCCTGGCCCGACGGCACCGTCGTGTTCGACGGCTTCGATCTCACGATCGGGCCCGGCACGACCGGCCTCATCGGTCTCAACGGGTCAGGGAAGTCAACCCTGTTGAAACTGATCGCCGGTGCCGTCGCACCCTCGGGCGGAGCGGTCCGCACCCTCGGCGAGGTCGGCCACCTGCCGCAGAACGTCGTCCTGGACACCGGCCTGCGGGTCGACCAGGTCCTCGGCATCGCGCGCACCCGCGCCGCGCTGCACGCCATCGAGGCGGGTGACCCCTCCGAGGAGCACTTCACCGCGGTCGGCGACGACTGGGACGTCGAGGAACGCGCCCGGGCCACGCTGGACGAGCTGGGCCTCGGGCACATCGGCCTCGACCGCACCCTCGGCGAGGTCTCCGGCGGCGAGGGCGTCCTGCTGCGGCTGGCCGCACTGCTGCTGGCGCGGCCCGATGTGCTGCTGCTCGACGAACCGACGAACAACCTCGACCTGTTCGCCCGCCGGCGCCTGTACGACGCGGTGGCGCGCTGGTCCGGAGTCCTGGTCGTGGTCAGCCACGACCGCCGGCTGCTCGAACTGGTCGACCAGATCGCCGATCTGCGGGACGGCGAGGTCAGCTGGTACGGCGGCAACTACACGGCGTACGAGCAGGCGCTCGCCGTCGAACAGCTGGCGGCGGAGCGGATGGTGCGGGTCGCGGAGGCCGACGTGCAGCGCCAGAAGCGCGAACTCGCCGACGCACGGGTCAAGCTGGCCCGCCGCAAGCGGTACGGCCAGAAGATGTACGACACCAAGCGGGAGCCCAAGATCGTGATGAACGCGCGCAAGCGCGCGGCCCAGGAGTCGGCCGGCAAACACCGCATCATGCACGCGGAGAAACTCGCCGGGGCGAAGGAGCGTCTCGACGAGGCCGTGGAGGCGGTGCGCGACGACGACGAGATCCGTATCGAACTGCCCAGCACCCAGGTGCACCCCGGGCGCGAGGTACTGCGCCTGCAGGACCTGCGGCTGCGGTACGGCGCCGAGGTGAAGGGCGGGTTCGAGGTGCGCGGGCCGGAGCGGATCGCGCTCGTGGGACGCAACGGCGCGGGCAAGACGACGCTGCTGCGCACCATCGCGGGCGAGCTGGAGCCGGTGGCGGGCGAGGCGGTGGCCGAGGTCCCGCTCCGTTTCCTGCCGCAGCGCCTGGATCTGCTCGACGACGAGCTGAGCGTGGTGGAGAACGTGGCCCGGTTCGCGCCCGACGCCACGAACAACCGGATCAGGGCGCGGCTGGCGCGCTTCCTGTTCCGGGGCGCGCTCGCCGACCAGCCGGCCGGGACGCTCTCGGGTGGCGAGCGGTTCCGCGCGGCGCTCGCGGCCCTGCTGCTGGCCGAGCCGGCCCCGAAGCTGCTCATGCTGGACGAGCCGACGAACAACCTCGACATGGCGAGCGTGCGCAGCCTGACGGCGGCGCTGGAGTCGTACGAGGGGGCGCTGATCGTCGCGAGCCACGACCCGGTGTTCCTGGATTCGATCGGTATCACCCGGTGGCTGCTGCTGGACGGCGAGCTGCGGGACGCCTCGCGGGAGGAGTTGCGGGAGGAGGCGTTCCCGGCGGAATGA
- a CDS encoding DUF5959 family protein — protein sequence MELISLSDGDNSFRVRVLGRRSPGVLQCHDQLDAEVIVTSSFVGGRLAMSLFPSDLEEWSRALDLLAAGQDICWRDDDHSPEIKIQPYNEEHETVAVRVEDLGSSCVSVFLPMSLEEGWIGEQRKLLRQVLQEWPSEVLESSPGAYEWRR from the coding sequence GTGGAACTGATCAGCCTCTCGGATGGTGACAACAGCTTCCGGGTGCGTGTGCTGGGGCGTAGGTCGCCGGGCGTGCTGCAATGTCACGACCAGCTCGACGCAGAGGTCATTGTGACCAGCAGCTTCGTCGGCGGTCGGCTGGCCATGTCCCTGTTCCCTTCCGACCTGGAGGAGTGGTCCCGTGCTCTGGACCTGCTTGCCGCCGGTCAGGACATCTGTTGGAGGGATGACGACCACAGCCCCGAGATCAAGATCCAGCCGTACAACGAGGAGCATGAGACTGTCGCTGTCCGTGTAGAAGATCTGGGCAGTTCGTGCGTCTCCGTGTTCCTTCCCATGAGTCTTGAAGAGGGCTGGATCGGCGAGCAGCGGAAGCTACTCAGGCAGGTGCTGCAGGAGTGGCCGAGCGAAGTGCTGGAGTCTTCACCGGGTGCCTATGAGTGGCGGCGCTGA
- a CDS encoding isocitrate lyase/PEP mutase family protein codes for MTNLRDLADHFRALHTRDRPLVLPNAWDTASARIIAEAGAPAIATTSAGVAWDLGAADGERLGRTAALEQAARIAAAVDVPVSADIEGGYAKDADGVVATVRQVLDAGIVGVNIEDGPRSAAEHARRVAAARRAADAAGVPLFVNARVDVYLAGIGAASDRLEETLKRAAACVAAGADGIFVPGVTQPATVAALAQGIGAPLSVMAGPGAPAVAELGRLGAARVSVGPAIAQAAHALVRSAARELLDEGTYGSLAGGYDYGELDALLGG; via the coding sequence ATGACGAACCTCCGCGATCTCGCCGACCACTTCCGTGCCCTGCACACCCGGGACCGCCCGCTGGTCCTCCCCAACGCCTGGGACACCGCGAGCGCCCGGATCATCGCCGAGGCCGGCGCGCCGGCGATCGCCACCACGAGCGCCGGCGTCGCCTGGGACCTGGGCGCGGCGGACGGCGAGCGCCTCGGCCGCACCGCGGCGCTCGAACAGGCGGCCCGCATCGCCGCCGCCGTGGACGTGCCCGTCAGCGCGGACATCGAGGGCGGTTACGCGAAGGACGCCGACGGCGTCGTGGCCACCGTCCGCCAGGTCCTCGACGCGGGGATCGTCGGCGTCAACATCGAGGACGGCCCCCGTTCCGCCGCCGAACACGCGCGGCGTGTCGCGGCGGCGCGCAGGGCCGCCGACGCCGCGGGCGTGCCGCTCTTCGTCAACGCCCGCGTCGACGTGTACCTGGCAGGCATCGGCGCCGCGTCCGACCGGCTGGAGGAGACGCTGAAGCGGGCCGCCGCCTGCGTCGCGGCCGGCGCCGACGGCATCTTCGTACCGGGCGTGACACAGCCGGCCACCGTGGCGGCGCTGGCGCAGGGGATCGGCGCCCCGCTAAGCGTGATGGCGGGCCCCGGCGCGCCCGCCGTGGCGGAGCTGGGGCGGCTCGGCGCGGCACGCGTCAGCGTCGGCCCCGCGATCGCACAGGCCGCGCACGCGCTCGTACGGTCGGCGGCACGGGAACTCCTCGACGAGGGCACGTACGGCTCCCTGGCGGGCGGATACGACTACGGGGAGCTCGACGCGCTGCTGGGCGGGTGA
- a CDS encoding GAP family protein: protein MDAVPTPVRTNGREAAASVVEFGAGRGTVDLRILPLAVTMMVGPQIMAAIIFVTTPRAVRVSLAYLLGLAVATTAGIAVTRGIFALFGHAGSASMPSDKGSAVTIVQFVLVGLLLITAVKTYVKRETAEPPKWLGTLMDVGPRRAFWIALVVILLMPSDIAVMLTVGAHMEQHDVGLGAALPFIGATILIAALPLLLYLLFGKRAQRRMPRLRQWVNSHSWLVNIAACLIFIALILSE from the coding sequence ATGGATGCCGTACCCACGCCGGTACGAACCAATGGGAGGGAGGCGGCGGCGTCCGTCGTCGAGTTCGGTGCGGGAAGGGGAACGGTGGACCTCAGGATTCTCCCGCTCGCCGTCACCATGATGGTGGGCCCACAGATCATGGCCGCCATCATTTTCGTCACCACCCCGCGAGCGGTGCGCGTGTCCCTGGCGTACCTTCTCGGCCTGGCGGTCGCCACGACGGCGGGGATCGCAGTCACGCGGGGCATCTTCGCCCTCTTCGGCCACGCGGGCTCGGCGAGCATGCCATCCGACAAGGGATCGGCGGTAACCATCGTCCAGTTCGTACTGGTCGGCCTGCTGCTGATCACCGCGGTGAAGACATACGTGAAGCGCGAGACGGCCGAGCCGCCGAAATGGCTCGGAACGCTGATGGACGTGGGTCCGAGAAGGGCCTTCTGGATCGCTCTGGTCGTGATCCTGCTGATGCCGTCCGACATTGCGGTCATGCTGACCGTCGGTGCACACATGGAGCAGCACGATGTGGGCCTGGGTGCGGCACTGCCCTTCATCGGAGCCACCATTCTGATCGCGGCGCTGCCGCTCCTGCTGTATCTGCTGTTCGGCAAGCGCGCTCAGCGGAGGATGCCTCGGCTGCGGCAGTGGGTGAACTCCCACAGTTGGCTGGTCAACATCGCTGCCTGCCTGATCTTCATCGCACTCATCCTCAGCGAATGA
- a CDS encoding MerR family transcriptional regulator, whose product MLSISEFGEMCHLSPQTLRFYHSEGLLVPADVNGRTGYRSYTFEQVEQAMLITVLRGTGMSVKAVRRALDEPDTTPALLQQHTTEVRRQRQAQDEAISDACELVNSWPEVRLRHVPEMTVVSKLVPGLSAGRNQYDWDHDVALAATTIQDVVKTVESRGAVVSGTPWRAFAIETPGQKRQIHTDEGPHWLVKIPITADEKAVAALPGDVEVQTFEARDELSIFIPGKSSIVKYCTALSRLVTHPLDGAFVNHACMRQLLHDDGVETAAPICKLHETDMVS is encoded by the coding sequence ATGCTTTCCATCAGCGAATTCGGCGAAATGTGCCATCTATCACCGCAGACGCTGCGGTTCTACCACTCCGAGGGTTTGCTCGTCCCGGCCGACGTCAATGGACGGACCGGATACCGTTCGTACACATTTGAGCAGGTCGAGCAGGCCATGTTGATCACAGTGCTGCGCGGCACGGGGATGAGCGTCAAGGCTGTCCGGCGCGCTCTCGACGAACCGGACACGACACCTGCCCTGTTGCAGCAGCACACTACTGAGGTGCGGCGCCAGCGGCAGGCCCAGGACGAGGCGATCAGCGACGCGTGTGAGCTGGTCAACTCGTGGCCAGAGGTGCGCCTGCGCCACGTACCCGAGATGACCGTCGTCTCGAAGCTAGTGCCCGGCCTGTCGGCCGGGCGCAACCAGTACGACTGGGACCACGATGTCGCCCTCGCCGCCACCACCATTCAAGACGTGGTCAAGACCGTGGAGTCGCGCGGAGCTGTTGTGTCGGGGACGCCTTGGCGAGCCTTTGCCATCGAGACCCCGGGGCAAAAGAGGCAGATCCACACCGACGAGGGGCCGCACTGGCTGGTGAAGATCCCCATCACGGCGGATGAGAAAGCAGTCGCAGCTCTGCCCGGCGACGTGGAGGTGCAGACCTTCGAGGCCCGGGACGAACTGTCGATATTCATCCCGGGCAAGAGCTCGATAGTCAAGTACTGCACTGCGCTCTCGCGCCTGGTCACGCATCCCCTCGATGGCGCCTTCGTCAACCACGCCTGCATGCGCCAACTGCTGCACGACGACGGCGTCGAAACCGCCGCGCCGATTTGCAAGCTCCACGAGACCGACATGGTCAGCTGA